ATAACACAGGAGGTTATGGCAAAGCAGCCCTGCAATACGCCGAAAAAGATGCCACCAGTGTTTACCAGGTACTCACAAGCCTGGGTGACTTTAATCAAAACAATGTGGTTTTTTTAAGAAACCAAGACGCCATTGCCTTAAACGATTCATTTAGTGTCCTGTCTAAAAACATCAAAAAAAGCACAGAGTCGGGAGATGAAGTTGTTTTTTTCTTTTACTACTCAGGCCATGCCGATAATAACACTCTGCGTTTAGGCGATAGCGTTTTCCCTAGCGATAAACTTAAAAATTTAATTAAAACCGTACCGGCTCAGGTAAAAATTGCTGTTATCGATTCGTGCCATAGCGGCAGTTTTACGCAAACAAAGGGAGGCACCAAAGCCGCTCCCTTTGAAGTGGTGGTGGATGATCAACTTAAAGTTTCGGGCGATGTTTTTATCACTTCCAGCACCGAACTTGAAACCTCGCAGGAATCGGACGAGCTGTCTGGATCTTATTTTACACACTATTTTACGGCTGGTTTAAAAGGAGCGGCCGATAGTGATCATGATAACCGCATTTCACTGTATGAAGCCTATCAATATGCCTACACACACACGGTACGTCATTCGGCCGAAGCTATAGGTCCCATTCAGCATCCCACGTTTTTGTACGAGCTTAAAGGCAAAGGCGATATTATTTTGGCCGATTTAACAAGCAAATCTTCTTATCTGTTATTTCCACCACCTCTTAAAGGCACTTTTTATATTTACGACCGTAACAGTCAATGGATGGTGGGTGAATTTGATAAAGAATCTGCGCAAAATATGAAATTTGCAGTTTCTCCCGGACGCTTTTCTATTAAACAAAAAGATGGAACTTTGTTTTACGAAAAAGATTTTGATGTGATTGATGGGCAAAGCTTAACAATAAGTATGACAGATGCCATTAAAAAACCGCTCACTCAGGGCGCCTTTAAACGCACACTTCAGTATAGTTATGCTTCGTCGGCTAAGGCTGGTGAAAAAGTTATTTTGCAAAAAGGCACCATTATCAAAGTTCGTTTGCTGGAAAATTTAAGCTCTAAAACCAGTTATATTGGTGAAAAAATTCACATGGAAGCAGCCACCGATGTACAAATCAACAATAAAGTGGTGATTCGTGAAAATGCACAGGCTATTGGTGAAATTTTAGACGTAGGTAAAGGCTTAAAAATTCCTCCTTTCCCCAACAGAAAAGGCATGCTCATCATCTCCATCCGCTTTGTAGAAGCTGTAGATGGCACCATGGTCCCGCTGTCCTCCATGTATGCCAAAAAAGGCAAGGGCGGCCGTTTGCAAAATGCAAAATACATCCGCGGCACCGAGTTTGATGCGTTTGTGGATGAAACAACTACACTCAATATCCCCTAATGCCTGGCCCTCTTCTTAGATGGTTTTGAGTTATTTCCACCAGCGTTAAATAATACTGGCACTTCTTGAAAAGATTCTTCACACTCTCTTCATGCTCAAAAAATTTATTTTATTATCCTTTGTGTTTGGAACATTTATTTCTTCAACAACGCATTCTATGGAAATCCATCCCAGTTTTTCTCTTTTTAGCGCTTCACAATTTGGCAATAACGATAACATGGGAAAATATGCTCCGGGCCTGGGTGTGGAGGCTTATGTGAGACTTTTTAGATTTTTTGGCACCGGTGGTGAATTTGTTTATAATTTTGGCCGTGATGATCGTAAGTTGGGCCAACTTAATTTACTAGCCGGACTTCATCTGCTGGATCCCGATAATGAAAAACTAGATGTGTATGTAAAAGCCGGTATTGGAGATGCCTTTTATACAGGGCAAAATAGCATAGTAGCCATAGGACGCCTGGGTACCGATTACTGGTTTATGCAAAAACTGGGAGTAACAGCAAGCGCTGGTGTAACCAGTGTCCTTAAGTTTAAAAACAGCGATGATTCTTTTAGCTTGGGGCAACTTAATGCAGGTGTTCGATTTAGATTTGATTAATTTTGTACCCCTCTTTTTCTTTTTTTCCTTCGCCAAGTAATGTCTAAAAATACTAAATAATATCAGTTATTTAAATAAATAAATGAACATGTTCAATTTTTTAATTGACAAATTCGAGCCTATTCTGTAAATATTTGAACATGTTCAAAAGTACAGGGATGGTCCTGATACTTTAAGAAAGGAAACACAATGGAATTAACAACAGTCAACAATACATTAAACCTTACCACTTTGGGTATATACTTAAGCATTAGCTTACTCATTACTGTTTGGGTGGCCAACACACTCTTCAAAAATGGTCGAGTCTTTTTGCTGGATGCTTTTAATAACAATATAGGCCTGGCCGATTCGGTAAACAAACTGCTGGTCGTGGGCTTTTACCTGGTAAACCTGGGTTATGTAAACCTGCGCGTGAGCCATATCTATATAGACAACTCGGTAGACTCCGTTCTTTTTTTAATGAAAAACATCGGCACGGTTTTGGTAGTGCTGGGCTGCATGCACTTTTTCAATATTTTTGTGCTGTCGCGCTTTAAAAATAAAAACGGTAAAAACACACTAACCCCGCAAGAGGCTTAAGAAAGGATTTTATGGATATCTTAACATTTAGTCTCTTTTTAAAAAGATTTGGCAGTCAAATGCTGCTGGTGGGAACGGTCAGCCTGGTGCTGTATATCAGTGCCAGCCGCTGCTTTAAGCATACTCTACCCCACAACAAACCTTTGGCCCGTTTTTTAACACGCCATTTTATAGGAGGTTATTTTGTGGCTGGCGCCGCCTATTGCTGGCCACGCTATTGGGAAAACTTAGAAGCTTATAGTGTAAAAAATATGGGACTTGCTCTATGGCGCAACATGGACGCTCTATTGGCAAGTCTTGCCTTTGCTTATATTTTATTGCTCCTCATCGCAGGACGGTTTAAGGAGTCTCATGCCTCGTAAAAAAGAAACACCCAAAGCACTTGAAACCAAAGAAGCACTGTTTGAATGTGCCATGCAGCTTTTTTTGGAAAAAGGCTTTGAAAAAACCACCATGCGTGAGCTGGCCGCTAAAGCGGACATGGCCTTGGGGGCCACCTATTATCATTTTGAGTCTAAAGAGGCCATTGTGCTGGAATTTTACCACCGCAATTTGGGTGTGATGGGGCAATTGGTCAATTCACTGGTGAATCAGAGCACAAGCTTTGAAACACGCTTTAAAAACTTGATGCGGGCGCAATTTGATTTTGCACTCCCTTACCGTAAAGTATTTCCGGTACTAGCCGGGCTTTCCACTAACCCCACACACCCGCTCTCGCCCTTTAGCACTCAAACGCAACCTATCCGCGAGGCTAGCATTGCCAATATTGAAAAACTCATTACCGGTAGCGACATTGTATTTTTTGATGAACTCAAACCTCATTTACCCACTCTCTTTTGGCTCTACCACATGGGGCTCATCTTTTTTTGGATTTACGACAATTCGCCCGATCAGCAAAAAACATTAAGACTCTTAGACAAAAGCTTTGGCATGATTGAATCCCTCTTAAAATTAAGCAAAAATCCACTCTTAGGCAGCATTCGCAAAAATATTTTAGCCCTGTTAGGCGAACTGTTGCCGTTCTCAAATGGGTCTTAAACCCTTATTTTTTAAAGCAACTTTTTATTGAGGCGTCCGATAATACTTTATGGGCAACGGGGATATTTCCTTACCAACTTATTCTATGCCGCCACAGCATGTGGCCGATGTTCCTATTGTAGACATAGAATTTACTAGTACTCAAACCACCGTGGTTCCCGCTAACAATAACCCCATGGTGTATGTTATCGACCAATTTTCTACCGCCGGAACGCCCAGATTAGCCATGGATTTACCTCATGGGTTTTTAACACTTATTAACCTGTTAACCATGGATTTAAACCACGATGGTGTAGCCGATGTTCCTGTAAGCAATACTATTGGTATAGCCACCAGACTCGATGACGCATCCTCCATATACGAAAACTTAGATCACATCTTCAGCACCCCACAACCCACAGGACTGGTCAATTTATCTATGGGACAACCAGGATTCCCTCTTCCACTTTTGTACTGGGATATATTGCCCTTAAGAATGCGCCCTGTAAAAAAACAGGATGATTATGTCGATTTTGCCTTAAAGCCACACGAAGCCGAGCGTTTAAGAATGCGTTTAAGTAAAGTTGAAGGGCTTGTAAATCATTCATTAAACAAAAAAAAATCACCAATCCGTTTAATTAACACAACGCTCATGCAAACCATGGAGAGGCTCAGCACTCAATATTCTTTTTTTCAAGCTGGTGGAAATGAAAGAGTGGCAGAAAATGATAAACACAAAAAAATAAATATTAAAGGCTACACCCAATTTTCACCCGCATGGTTAAGCAGCGCTCTGGTCGCCGTAGGCGGACTAGACGCAAACGGAAATCTGGATGATGAATCGGCCTATGCAAACGACGTAGGTGCCCCCTTTGAAGCCCGTTTTTCATTGGAAGTTTTTGCTGATGAAACCGGCAAACCACAAATACGATGGACTAATCAGTTAAGCGGTTTATCGGTTGTGACTGGTTTTATAGTTCCTTTAGAAACCGTCTATGCTGTGAGTATAAATCATACTGCCAGCAATCAACCCATGGTTTTTAATTATGGATACAATGTCCAAAATAGAGACCCCAGAGAAGCGCACATTACAACAAATGATAATGGAGTTTTTTTAGAAGATAGCGCCGGCCTTACACCTGTTACTCCGCTGTATCCATACGATTATGTAGATTTACCCGATGTTGTTGGTCAAGACCAACATAGTGTTGCTGCCTATCTGTATGCCAAAGATGCCAACCAAGACGGATTACCCGACATACCGCAAGAAGTTGTTGTAAGCGGCACGTCTTTTTCTACACAATACGCCGTTGCCCTGGCTTATTTAGTACAAACAGCTGTTCCACTTGAAACACGCAACACTTTAAACCCAGCCGAATTCGATGACCGGTTTGTAAAGGCCTTGCACATTCTTACCAGCGGAAAAATAACACCCGAGCTCATCAATCAGGATGTTATTGATGAGTTGGTACAACGTATTTACTATTAATTCCCTAAAATATTTGTGATAGAAGTAAAAAAGGAGCCCGTATGTCTTTTTTAGATACCGAATTATTAAAACAAGCCTCTCTCTTTTCGTCACTGGCCGATAAAGAAATTAAGGAACTCGCTTTTTTGTTTATGGAAAGCGTGTGCAGCGAGGGCGAAACTTTATTTGAATTTGGCGATACTGGCGATACGCTTTACCTCCTTGTGAGTGGCCATGTAGAATTATCGGTACGTGACCACACGGGGCAAAAAGTAATTTTAAAAGTAGCTAATCCCGGCGATTTATTTGGTGAGCTCTCTCTCATGGACGGCGGCCCCCGCACAGCCACAGCTACGGCACTGGAAGATTGTGTATTAGCTTCCCTCACGCATGATAACTTTATTGCTTTTTTACAACGAAAACCCGAAGCCGCACTCGATTTATTATCGGTACTTGCCGGTCAAATCCGTCAGGCCAACGATTTAGTACGCGGCCGTGTGGCCCGCAATGCCAACGATGAAGCCATCGAAGACTTTACACGCGGCCAAAAACTGGCCAATTTTATCTCCGATTTTAGTGGCAGCATGCCGTTTCTATTTCTTAATGCCCTCTTTTTTACAGCATGGGTAATAGTAAATCTGGACCTCATCCCTGGCATTCCGGCGTTTGACCCCTATCCGTTTGGTTTTCTCACCATGGCCGTATCGCTAGAGGCCATCTTTTTAAGCATCTTTGTACTCCTCTCACAAAATATTCAGGCCGCTAAAGATAAAATTAGAAGTGATATTGAATACGAAGTAAATTTAAAAGCCGAACTGGAAATCACTTACCTGCACGAAAAAGTAGACCGCATGAATGATGAAATTCTTAAGCTGTTGCGCAAAAAGAAATAATATACCCCAGCTCCTAACGGCCTGAAATGCATTGTTAAATCGATGGCCTGTGGATAAGTTTTTCTTGACCAATCAGGGGGGCAATGTTACCCACTCACCCCTCATGGCAACTAATATAATGGAAGAAATCGTAAGTTTGGCTAAACGCCGTGGCTTTGTGTTCCAAAGTAGCGAAATCTATGGAGGAATTAACGGTTTTTGGGATTTTGGACCCATTGGCGTGCGCCTTCGCAAAAATGTGAAAGATTCGTGGTGGAATGCCATGGTGAATTTTAGGAACGATGTAGTAGGCGTAGATACCTCCATTATTGCGCACCCCACAACCTGGAAAGCTTCCGGACATGTTGACTCGTTTTCAGACCCGATGGTGGATTGTAAAAAATGCAAAGGTCGATTTCGCGCCGATCAATTAGCCGACCAACCCTGCCCCGAACGCCCCAGTAAAAAAGTGGGTGAATGTGGTGGTGAACTGACGGAAGCAAGAGCTTTTAATTTGATGTTTCAAACCTATGTGGGTGCTAACCAAGAAGCAGCAAGCATTGCCTATTTGCGGCCTGAAACCTGCCAATCTATTTTTACCCAATTTAAAAACGTACTCACTACCTCGCGCCAAAAAGTGCCTTTTGGCATTGCGCAAATTGGCAAAAGTTTTAGAAACGAAATTACTCCTCGTAACTTTATTTTTCGTTCACGCGAGTTTGAACAAATGGAAATGGAATTTTTTATTAAACCCGGCCCCGGTGAAGATACCAAATGGTACGAATACTGGAAAAACGAACGCATGAACTGGTTTTTAAGCCTGGGTGTTAAAAAAGAAAAACTGCGCTTTAGAGAACATGAAAAAGACGAATTAGCGCATTATGCCAAGGGTTGCGTAGACGTGGAATATGAATTCCCCATGGGTTTTAGTGAATTAGAAGGCATTGCCAACCGCGGTGCGTATGATTTAACGCAACACATGACGCACTCCAAAAAAGATTTTAATATTTTTGATGAAGCCACCAAAGAACGCTATGTACCCGCTGTTATTGAGTGCTCGGCCGGTGTGGATCGCACTTTATTAACCGTGCTTTGTGACGCGTTTGATAAAGACACCGTTGGCGGCGAAGAACGCATTGTATTGCGTTTTGCGCCCCACATGGCACCCTATACTTTAGGTGTATTCCCGCTTTCCGGCAAACTGTCGGAACCCGCCATGAAACTGGAACAAGATTTGCGCAAAAAATTTGCAACCGAATATGATGATAGCGGCTCTATTGGCAAGCGCTACCGCCGCCACGATGAAATTG
This genomic window from bacterium contains:
- a CDS encoding caspase family protein; the protein is MKYWLTFILFIISFSAHAAIKKFAIIAGNNTGGYGKAALQYAEKDATSVYQVLTSLGDFNQNNVVFLRNQDAIALNDSFSVLSKNIKKSTESGDEVVFFFYYSGHADNNTLRLGDSVFPSDKLKNLIKTVPAQVKIAVIDSCHSGSFTQTKGGTKAAPFEVVVDDQLKVSGDVFITSSTELETSQESDELSGSYFTHYFTAGLKGAADSDHDNRISLYEAYQYAYTHTVRHSAEAIGPIQHPTFLYELKGKGDIILADLTSKSSYLLFPPPLKGTFYIYDRNSQWMVGEFDKESAQNMKFAVSPGRFSIKQKDGTLFYEKDFDVIDGQSLTISMTDAIKKPLTQGAFKRTLQYSYASSAKAGEKVILQKGTIIKVRLLENLSSKTSYIGEKIHMEAATDVQINNKVVIRENAQAIGEILDVGKGLKIPPFPNRKGMLIISIRFVEAVDGTMVPLSSMYAKKGKGGRLQNAKYIRGTEFDAFVDETTTLNIP
- a CDS encoding TetR/AcrR family transcriptional regulator, yielding MPRKKETPKALETKEALFECAMQLFLEKGFEKTTMRELAAKADMALGATYYHFESKEAIVLEFYHRNLGVMGQLVNSLVNQSTSFETRFKNLMRAQFDFALPYRKVFPVLAGLSTNPTHPLSPFSTQTQPIREASIANIEKLITGSDIVFFDELKPHLPTLFWLYHMGLIFFWIYDNSPDQQKTLRLLDKSFGMIESLLKLSKNPLLGSIRKNILALLGELLPFSNGS
- a CDS encoding DUF1003 domain-containing protein; the encoded protein is MSFLDTELLKQASLFSSLADKEIKELAFLFMESVCSEGETLFEFGDTGDTLYLLVSGHVELSVRDHTGQKVILKVANPGDLFGELSLMDGGPRTATATALEDCVLASLTHDNFIAFLQRKPEAALDLLSVLAGQIRQANDLVRGRVARNANDEAIEDFTRGQKLANFISDFSGSMPFLFLNALFFTAWVIVNLDLIPGIPAFDPYPFGFLTMAVSLEAIFLSIFVLLSQNIQAAKDKIRSDIEYEVNLKAELEITYLHEKVDRMNDEILKLLRKKK
- a CDS encoding glycine--tRNA ligase: MATNIMEEIVSLAKRRGFVFQSSEIYGGINGFWDFGPIGVRLRKNVKDSWWNAMVNFRNDVVGVDTSIIAHPTTWKASGHVDSFSDPMVDCKKCKGRFRADQLADQPCPERPSKKVGECGGELTEARAFNLMFQTYVGANQEAASIAYLRPETCQSIFTQFKNVLTTSRQKVPFGIAQIGKSFRNEITPRNFIFRSREFEQMEMEFFIKPGPGEDTKWYEYWKNERMNWFLSLGVKKEKLRFREHEKDELAHYAKGCVDVEYEFPMGFSELEGIANRGAYDLTQHMTHSKKDFNIFDEATKERYVPAVIECSAGVDRTLLTVLCDAFDKDTVGGEERIVLRFAPHMAPYTLGVFPLSGKLSEPAMKLEQDLRKKFATEYDDSGSIGKRYRRHDEIGTPFCATYDFESETDKCVTIRERDTTKQERISIDKIEQFLNDKLKR